AACATATAACAGATCACGTTTTACATTTTATTAGACGCTCTTACCTGAATCTGACCTCCGGCTCTCATCATCCGCTAAAGTCTTCTGACTAATCCAACAAAAATCTTCTCTGTGGATGAAGAATAAACCTGAAGTGACAGAAGCGTATCTATCCTCAAATTAAATGGGAATACACGCTGTTTATGCAGATTATGACGAGTTTGGGACACGTAATCTGACGGGCAGTGTCTTCTCTGCCGGCGGCTTCCGTCCCAATCCAAGGAGCGCTGCGCGTCGCGGACAGCGCGCGCCGTGCGCAGTGTCCTGAGTATTATCCGCATTAGCAGGAATTAAAGCGACTGTCTCAGATGGAATGGAGAGGAAACATAGCTCTACTCACTCCACACAACCAGGTCACTCATGGAGCTGCAGCCATGAGTTTATAATAGTAAATTCACTGTTGTTGGATGAGACAAAACGCAAAATTACGCGCGAATAATCCGCTATAGATTGAAATCCGTTTAATCTAATATTAGCTGTTATTGTCGTGCATACTGTAACAGTTTGTGCCTAAtcaatatttttatacatttcctTTTGCTGGACAGAGTAATGTGTCTAAGAATGGCTGGGCATGTTAGCCTAATTTACCCAGATTAACATGTAATCTGCATATTAACCATCAGAATCTGTAGCCGCCTGTGTTTACTTTGGTTaaagtttttgtttaaattatgcaACTAatatcatggaacatctcattcaAGAGAAGTGTTGAAACGAATAGTTTACATTCAAGTTTAATCAGGTGTTTTGTAAGATTTTGCTTTTTACTTCCAAATGCTTTAATCTGAGAGCCCCGTCAGGTTTGCCTTTCTATTCATTTTCAGGATTTTTTAATATGGCTATTATATTGTTTctatttaaaatattttagtGTCTTTGATCTGTTTTTGATTAATAATTTAGTGCCATAAATTATAGTTTTACAAATAAAAACCAGTAGGAAGTCAAAAAACAAAAGAATGAGTCTGAGCAGAAACGTTCTCTTTTAATAACAAAGTATCCTTAAATAAGGGGTTCAACTATAATTTCTGCAGCATTGTCCGTTTGACGCACCTTGATGTTAAGATGCACTGATAACATTCATGTTTACTCTCATCTGAACACAGTGTGCCTCCAGCTGCAGTTCATCTTTGCTTCTTTTAGCTGCACGATCAGTCTCAAAACGTTCCTGTGGATCTCTATGTTGCCTGCTCTGCTGTAGGACTGGCCTCTGTGCCGTTGTTTGGGTTCTGCTGTTTGATGTACTGCTGAAGCAGAGAGGAGAGGTGGGCCGGGTGGCGCTGCAGCAgagaggctgtgtgggaggtAAGCATCGTCAGCCCACTAACTAGCTCTCCCTGTACAACGGTCATCGCTGGCAGTTTGGAGTAACTGACAATGCCCTGAACGCTCAGTAAGGTGTCATCTATGCAGGCGCCTGCAGAGACAAAACAACCATCCATCACTCTTTGGTGCTGCAGAGTTCATCTGTGGGAGCAGATACAACACTCACCTAAAAGTGTCATCTGTGGGCTGGCCCTCAGAGAGGTCAGCATCTCCTTTACCTTCGGTTCTTTACTGACAAGCAGAACTGTCGGCCCAATAAACAGAGGAGCCATGTTGCAATAAATAGAGTTGATCAGGAACGGCCGAGTCACCTGCAAATTCACATATGAAAGCTTAAAATACCCCACAAGTACAATTTCAATTTACCACAGGTGTGTCCTGATacacaaaaatacaaactcaattATAAACAGTCATAATTGGACCTAGTTTAACATGTTGTTGAAGGACTCATCTGTGTTTTTAGAACCTGAACACGTAAAGGACAATAAAAcgtaaaaataagtaaaaatctAATCAAATTCTAATTAAACATTTGCCTTCTGCATTGATGAACTTATAAGATTAACATTGTTTTTGCAGAATGCATgaagggatggggagctgcttttTGTTATAGATCTGAATGCAAACTTAAGAGTGGACCTGTTTTGATAAATTACACAAACAGCAGATATTCATCACTTGTACCTTGTTTGGGAAGAACTTGACACTGATTCCATGTTTATGAAGTCTGTGCTTCAGAATAACCATGTCCTCAGCATTGCCGCAGTTGTTCTGAACCACAGCGATCATTTTGTAATCCTCAAATATTTTCTTTAAATCCTTCTTCTGGAGTAACATCAAGCCATTATCCTGATGAAATCAAAGAGAAGAGACTTCTAGCAAACTTTTACTCCCATATCTGTTGACAGTGATGTGAATACAAAATGCTCTGAAACTCATGAAAGCATCATTTTAAACAGAGGATGAATGCATGATTAAATACCAATGCATTGTGTGTTTTGGCAAAATAAGGTTGAAATTAGccattaaaaattaaaatatttaacTGCAACCTCCAGTTCCCAGATTTGTCATAAAATAATTACATTTGCACACAAGTTAATTATCTTATTCTGGCTCTAAATTATACAGACGCAGAGACAAGGGGTTGCTGTGACTGGGTGACATTGTTGCCGATTTACCTCCTGGTTGTGATCACTTTCTGATGGGTAGGCTCCACGGGGAAAAGGCTGGGGTGGAGGAATGTACTTTGTGACAGCCAGGAGCTTCTGTTTGAGGATGTGAAGTGGTTTCCTGTGACGGGTCACAGCCTTGGAGCCATGTCGAACTGTCTGAGTGAGAGGAAGCCATCCTAGAAGCCACAAAATGTTCTAGATTAGTGTTTGATGAAGACACGGGGATTTGATTAAAATTTGTATCCACAtccatttatttttgtgtgtaTTTCTACGGTCCAAAACCGTTTCCCCAACCAACGTCTTCAGATTCATTTGACTGTCATCCACAGCAGGTTGGAAACATCGGAGGATGAGATGTGCTACTCAGGTGAGCTaaaataaataattgcatactaaaaATACAGTAAACAATGGACTGATGACTGCTCAAGGATCAGAGATCATGTTCATAACCAACTCAGTGAAGAAGACATCCTTGTTGTCTGACCTTTGAGGCTGATCAGTTTTCTGCCCGAGGGAAGGAGAGTAACTGGCTGGGCTAAGGTTGATTCTTACCCCTCTAGGTTTCTTCCTTCCTGCTAAAATGCTCTGTTTTGGCAAAGGAAAATAAAATTATCTTGCACTTCATGAGGAAATAAACCAACTGTATGTTTTTGACTTGTGTGATTTGGGAAATAACCTAACTCAGCACCCATCTTAAATAGTAATATTAGTGATATTCTGCAACCAGGGTGTGTTCCCTGTGCTGAAATTAACAATAACGAAGAATTTCCTTTATATCAATTATCTTAAAATTATCTGACCATTAAAGGTTAAAGAGAAAACAGCGAAGCATACTGTAAAAATGTTTTTGACCAGGTAGCATATCGTAACACAGGCTGCTAAGCTAACCCAGCTAACCGGTAACACTTCCGATATTAACTTTAACCAAAGCTAAGAACCATGCTTAGAACACATCGAACAGTAGCTACTTTAACAACCTATTTACTATCCAGCAGATAGTTTTGTGAATATGTTGTTAAATACCATATATATGATGTCCATTACCATGTTTTGGAACGAACTTCGCAAACAAGGTCGCGGCCATCTTTAACAGAAAGAATGAGTGACGTTGGGAAAATGCTACATTCGCTTACATTCTGTAAAACAGAAAATTATACAATTTAAACGTGAAATTGTGTCCCTGTGGCAACGTCTTGATTGCTCAAGTAGAAGCTAGTACATAAAAAATGTGTATCTAATACGGTGATGATTTCGGATTGAAGTGTAATCGACAAATACACTTTGAATTTACGAAAACTTGCATTACATGAACGCCTCACTACGAACAAACGTCGGTTttcagtttaaattatttttattgcAAACCCACATTTTATTGattttgtataaatatacaaaatctaaCTATTCCGTGTGATTTGAGATTAATTTTCTTCTCTTTCCAACAGTGACGGCTGCACGTTTATCTTTTTACGTAAAGGACGTTACGTCAGAGTAATTTTGACAGTATGAGGCGCATACTCAGTACGAATTTATTAAGACGTTTCATTTTGTTCGACAGAAATCTTCCCTTCAGCAGTCCTCTGTCAGCGGTGAAACAAGGTGCTTTTGTTTTAAACTTGTGCCGTAAAGCGAGCAGTGACAGCATGGATTTGAGCCACATGAGGAAGAAGTACAAAGGAGACGAAGAGGTGAGGAGCATTCAGGGGGAGCGATAGGGTGCACTGCACCGAGAAATTTAGGTAATCAGAAAGCATGCTTCGTGACTGCAAGGTCAGGCGGCATCTGGCAACGCTGACCATTACCTGTATGGGGGTCTGGTTTTTGTTCCGCAGTAAGCACAAGCTTGTACTTTGATTTCAATAACGTACACTTATAAAAAGCTCAAACAAACCTTCCACATATAAAAAACAGATTCATGTGCTCAATGAGCACACATGAGTGATTTATTAGAGCTGGATAAAGGGAGGAATCAGGCTTATAATGAAAAATGTACCAGAAGAGACGTTATTTATCCTCAAATTAATAATGTGATAAACTCCCAAAGCTATAAAGAGTGGTCAGATCTTTTGACCTTTATCTGTAAAGATTTGTAACTATAACATATACCTGATGCAAATGGCTCTTTGAACaatctcagtttggagaaacaaagaTTAGTTCTGTCCTGACATGTCAAGTCTAATTTATACTTCACCATCTGCTTGAGTGTGGAGTCACGCACACCCTTTGATGGAGATGTATTTCCTTCAGACTTTGCCGTTACCTGGGAAGTGTGGCAACGTAATTCGCCACCAGAACAGCAAAGGGCGTCATGCCATCATTacagtcatgtatctggtccaagatagtgtatttactattgtgtttacattgttttaatgtatttcagatactttataacacagacaaatttgtcccgcattctcttccacctcttcatgcggtcgccacctctaaacccacatttatagtcatttccatccacgtttaaaacacttgctgcttatctttgtactccttcagtcacgagtgaataaacattcatattttcaggCTTTTTCCGCGAGGCGTTCTTTCATCTTTTCCAATTCTGCCGCTAAATATGTTCTTATTTTTTTGAGGGGACAATGGCGTTGCTGTTCAGTCACAAGCTTGCGGACTCCATCACTTTTGACAGATTGGTAAAAAGTTGGACATGTCTCCGCCAGCCTCTGCAAACCCGCCGGAGAGCCCTTGCACTGATGTGTAATGACGTTGTGTGTGTTTGCATCCACACAGATGGTGAAGTATGAATTAGGCTTTAACCATATGTGAGTCTTTGTGCTGTTTTAAACCTgctataaaacattttaaaaatgttaacaaTGTCAGATTTGAATTTCATACAGAAATAATTAAAGGTATGGGacgcttgtttaatcaatacatttgcagtggtctctagtaggaatgaaggccttgtaagtcatactcagggAGGGGGTAGAAGCACCTGTATCAGCAcaaagaagtcagctggaggagagagtggcagtacatggcaggatttggagtatcattttctgatatttggatatcttgcctctgactggctaacagcaaaacgactcttccactgactctgtttgctctgcaacgttgacgttttatttccaaaaataatacaagcctggaggagttttgctgtgcggtggagttgctaattctaAGAGTTAgcttagtcgagacgttctctgctgtttcgtgGACCTGAGtccacagccttccccattgtgagtcaagatgggtgagtccatgaatgttaagtgacagtgtgacgtagatctgtaagGTTTttataatcctagagtttcaccttctgttttctgtcagaagctaatgcaggacataggtgttggagactatttcatgttcaccTTCtgtgaaaatctcagagtgactgaagtaagattttaaaaattgtttttcagtgttcaacacctttcaaACATGACCTAgagtttaaaaccacatttaactTGTTATTGTTGAATTACGACAGCTTGGGCGTCTAATAGCATACCAAAAAGCCTGTGCCATCTCTGGCCTGCTTCCCCGAATAAATGGCTGTGGCGAAACGGCATATTTCAAGAAAAGCTAGTATAACACATAAGTTTAAGCCTGATTTAGACTTCTCCATCTGTATCGGTACAGAGACATGCAGCGCTGATGCATCAGTGCAAGAACTCTGCGGTAGGCCCACAGAGGTTGACAGAGACACGCCCAATTTTTAACTGTCCGTCAAAAGTGATGGAGACTGCAAGCCTGGACTTGGTCATCGCCATTTCCCTGTCAAAAAATAAAACGAGTGCCGAagatatctagtggcagacacaGAGGTGATGGAATAACATCATGGGGAAAATGTACGATGACGTGAATGTTTATACACCTGTTATTGAAGAAGAACAAAGATTTGCAGAAAACTTTTTGTGTTTTAGAAGGAAATAAAGGGAAAGAGGTGGAAGAGCATGAGTAAAAAGTCTTTGAAATACGTAAACACAAATACACTAAGTACATTATCATGGACCAGAGATGGGACTGCAATTTTGGCAGGATCCCCCAGTAAAGCCCTGTTGTCCTTGTAGGAAATTGCTTTGCAACTCTCCCCTGGTGATGGAGAAAGGAAAACATCTCCATCAATGCGTGTGGGTGCCTCTGCACCTGAGCTGACTGAGAAGTATAAATGAGACTTTAGAGACACGCCACCTTACATTTGCATGTCCCAACCTATTTCAACGTCTGCAACATACAAACATTGGTTACGGTGATGCTAACCACAGAACAATGCTAGCTCGAGCTGATGCTACTGTCCTTGTTGGATGAgtggaaaacaacaaagaatgtTGGAGCACCACTCACATGCCAGGATGTACTTGGAGTTTCCAGGCTTTGAGtgaatgccagatagatccacGCCTTGTCTTCTTTTCACTCGTCCACAAACACCCGCTGCAgtcactttgccagaaactcatttCATTTCTCGTTCGGTGATTTTCCTGCACCCACCCAGGAACATCGTCTGACTTGACACTTCCTCCGTTCATCTACAACACCTCCACCCCCAGAAAAGTTTCATAtgctaaagaaagaaagaacagtttataaattattattattattattttactcttTCTTGCCTAGGACATCTTTAAAATGTCTAATAGGCATTGTTACACAAATTGCCAGCTCTGTGGTTAAAGCCGTAGGAGAATTTGAACCAGAATCACACATTAGCAATGGTGTTTTTTTGCTGAGGAAATATGAATGATGGATTGTTTTCTTTTCAGTGTTTTGAGGAAAATCACCTTGTGTCTGTGGACCCCATCAAGCAGTTTGGAAACTGGTTTGATGATGCAACGAAGTGCTCTGAAATCGGAGAGGCTAACGCTATGTGCATAGCCACGGCAAACAAGTAAACAGCACCACCACCTGGGGTAGAAATGACTCAAGATTTATAGTTCCACACAGTCTGATCTAATGTTTGCCTGTCCAGAGATGGACGTCCATCTGCTAGGATGGTTCTCCTGAAAGGTTACAGCAATGACGGTTTCACCTTCTACACAAACTACGAGAGCAGAAAGGGTGTTGAGCTGGTGAGGAActctttctgaccacgttttaccAACAATTCAATCAATTCAAGTCGTCTTCATACTAAATCAATCATACGCTTGTTTACTgtcatttatttaattgtgttttaATTTCAGGTGAAGTAAAACTAAAATAACTAGAAATGTCTGATTTTATATTTGTATTGTGTTTGGAGTTATTGCTTGAAAATGGCACCAAACTACAGTCTTTGATTATTATTTGGACAACTATCAGATTAATAATGTCAGCCTAGTTGAATTATGAGTAAATACCCATGTGTAATAAACAGTTCTAATGCCTCAGATGAAATTAAACGTTTTCTTGATTGAATCAGGAAAAATATTTAATCAGGACAATGATTATCATCGGTTATTACAAATGTAggtatttctttttttatttgtctTCTGCTCTTTGGGTTGTTTATGATTTACTATAGAAACAATATGAAGTTGTTTTGAAGAGTTGATGAATAATCAATAATGAAATTGTGAATTAATTATGAAACCACCTTCATCCACCACACTTGGCATTGTTTTTGTGAGTTTTCTTTTCTGATCGGTTTCTTTTTTCTGCAGGAGAGTAATCCATATGCATGTCTGGTTTTCTACTGGGAACCATTAAACAGACAGGTGGACCATCTTTACTGTGGATTTCTCTCGTCAAT
This Nothobranchius furzeri strain GRZ-AD chromosome 16, NfurGRZ-RIMD1, whole genome shotgun sequence DNA region includes the following protein-coding sequences:
- the mrpl10 gene encoding large ribosomal subunit protein uL10m isoform X2, with the translated sequence MAATLFAKFVPKHGWLPLTQTVRHGSKAVTRHRKPLHILKQKLLAVTKYIPPPQPFPRGAYPSESDHNQEDNGLMLLQKKDLKKIFEDYKMIAVVQNNCGNAEDMVILKHRLHKHGISVKFFPNKVTRPFLINSIYCNMAPLFIGPTVLLVSKEPKVKEMLTSLRASPQMTLLGACIDDTLLSVQGIVSYSKLPAMTVVQGELVSGLTMLTSHTASLLQRHPAHLSSLLQQYIKQQNPNNGTEASPTAEQAT
- the mrpl10 gene encoding large ribosomal subunit protein uL10m isoform X1 → MAATLFAKFVPKHGNGHHIYGWLPLTQTVRHGSKAVTRHRKPLHILKQKLLAVTKYIPPPQPFPRGAYPSESDHNQEDNGLMLLQKKDLKKIFEDYKMIAVVQNNCGNAEDMVILKHRLHKHGISVKFFPNKVTRPFLINSIYCNMAPLFIGPTVLLVSKEPKVKEMLTSLRASPQMTLLGACIDDTLLSVQGIVSYSKLPAMTVVQGELVSGLTMLTSHTASLLQRHPAHLSSLLQQYIKQQNPNNGTEASPTAEQAT
- the pnpo gene encoding pyridoxine-5'-phosphate oxidase codes for the protein MRRILSTNLLRRFILFDRNLPFSSPLSAVKQGAFVLNLCRKASSDSMDLSHMRKKYKGDEECFEENHLVSVDPIKQFGNWFDDATKCSEIGEANAMCIATANKDGRPSARMVLLKGYSNDGFTFYTNYESRKGVELESNPYACLVFYWEPLNRQIRVEGSVERIPAQASCEYFHSRPKSSQIGAVVSRQSSPVPNRDYLRQKNVELQEKYKDTEVPMPEYWGGYMVRPYSIEFWQGQTNRLHDRIVFSKLKDGETLGEFQHEAEGGWVYQRLSP